In bacterium, the DNA window ACCTGAAAACGCTAAACCATATCATCAAAAGGATCTGGAACTTGCCTCACATTGGATAGATGCACTCATAAAAGAACACCATCAAATTTCGCAGGAAGATCTCGCGCGTGCTTTCCATACTCTTTCCCCGGAGGAAAACATTTGGTTAGATACTCGAACCGCATGGCTTGACTCCGGATGGCTGGCGGAACCAGAGCCAGTGCGAGATATCGGATATAGCGTGTCCATCATCCTGGAGGAAGAACTGGACCTATGTAGGCAAGACCTCCGAGAAATCATCAATCGCGTAATCCCTATGAATTATCGTGGAAACATGAAAGCCTGGAAAGAGTTTAAAGGGAATTTGATCGCTCCGCCAGGTGCCATTGACTACAACGAAGAAAGAGGAGCCATCTTACTTTGAGGATGAGAATTCCACTGAACGCCCCTGGCATGACAAGCCTTCATAAGGCGGGACTTGCCGGACTCTATATGACCTTGGAGGCCCTTACCCGTGATCAACGGCTTATCAGCGGCCTTGAATGGCACCTTGAACCGACCAGCGTGACCTTTGATTGGAAAGAGGAACGCCTGAAAGAAGCATTCAGGGATCTGATTTCGGCGTCATTTTGGCTTGATCAAGGATTCATCCGACTGACAGGGCTTGAAATATCCGGTCAGCCCAAACCCGATCAGAAACATCATCTATATAACGCGCTATTGCACAGCTTTCTCCAGTTCGGTCCTCACAGACCAACGGATAGCAAACGAACACTAACATATGAAGTAGATGAACGGACATACAGCATAAAGGACTTTGCACCCGTAAAAAGCTTCAGACATCAAAAAGCGGAAAAAGACTTCGTCGACACCAATGGGAAATTTAAAATGGATGTGGAGACATCAAGTTGGTTGTACCCTGGAGGCAGTCAGAGACATGTCGTTCACGCAGCCACTAAGGTAACCGAGAGGGTAGAGAAGGCGCTCGCCCTGCTTTATGCCCCTGTTGGAGTTTTCTACTACGCGATTAGATCACGATATCGCGGTCGCAAAGCACGCCTTGCGATGATCGTTCCAGAAGTCAGTGACCTGCAGACTTATTCGGAGATCCGTCAGGCATTCGCGCAACAGGGTGTTCTTGAGCTTACCGCCAGTAGCGCGTCGGATGCCGCATTGAGGATGCTGGTTTCCATTGAGGCAAATAAGGCGGTCAACGAACTCACGAATTATCTTGGCGAATCGTTCATGTGTCGTGTGGTCACTTTTGGCATTGTGAGCTGGAACGAAAAACAGAAGACGAGAACGTATACGCGTTCTATTCATGGCGGCAGTCTGCCAGGCTTGGATGATTATCGAAAAGCGTCGGCCATCTTCAAGAACCGGTGGCAGAAAGTCGACGCAAAGATGGATCGCAAAGGCAAGATAATCGAGCCCGAGCGTTACTTCGTAAAGACTTATTCCGCTCGTGAACTCATCGCGGAGAATGTTGCACAAAAAAAGCCGTGGTATCAGGATTTAACGACCTTCATGAGTCAGAAGGAGACACGGAACCAACTTTTATTCGAAAGGGAGGAATTGCACCAAATGGTTGAAAAGGCATTTTTAGATGACAGCGAACGAATCTTTATTCGCGTCTGCCATGAGAGCTGGCGCAGACGGATGGGCAAGCTTGGTGAACGCGCAACGAAGGAAGGAGCTAATTTCCAGAGTTTGGTGAGAAGAGAATCAGAAAGGCTACGGACATCTCTCGCGCGGAGCAAAAACGCAGAAACATTACGCGAAACGGTGGTTGATTTTTGGGCTCGGGCAGGAACAAATCAGGAACTACAGAGAGAAGGGCTAGCGAAATTGCTCCCGTTGTTTAATGAAAACAATTGGCGCAAGGCGCGAGATTTGGCACTGCTTGCGTTGATCAGTTATCAGCCACAGAGCGACGAAGAAAAAGAGGCCCTTAGCGAGGCGCCTCAGGTTGAGGAGGAGGAAACCGATGAGTAAACATCTGTTTGGATTGATCGTTACTCCCTACGGGGCTGCCGCGAACAACCGCGGGGAGACCGAGGGAAATATTACCACTTTGCAGAAATTGCTTTGGAAAGGCGAAATTCACACAACCGTCTCGGCCGAAGCGATCCGCTGGGCTATTCGTTACTATTTTCAAAGAACGCAGGGAACTAAGGCAGTGAATCGTCAGTGGAGTGAGGAAATAGAAGATCATGTTTGGCAGGACCAAACATGGGCTCCCTGGACGA includes these proteins:
- the cas8a1 gene encoding type I-MYXAN CRISPR-associated Cas8a1/Cmx1, encoding MRIPLNAPGMTSLHKAGLAGLYMTLEALTRDQRLISGLEWHLEPTSVTFDWKEERLKEAFRDLISASFWLDQGFIRLTGLEISGQPKPDQKHHLYNALLHSFLQFGPHRPTDSKRTLTYEVDERTYSIKDFAPVKSFRHQKAEKDFVDTNGKFKMDVETSSWLYPGGSQRHVVHAATKVTERVEKALALLYAPVGVFYYAIRSRYRGRKARLAMIVPEVSDLQTYSEIRQAFAQQGVLELTASSASDAALRMLVSIEANKAVNELTNYLGESFMCRVVTFGIVSWNEKQKTRTYTRSIHGGSLPGLDDYRKASAIFKNRWQKVDAKMDRKGKIIEPERYFVKTYSARELIAENVAQKKPWYQDLTTFMSQKETRNQLLFEREELHQMVEKAFLDDSERIFIRVCHESWRRRMGKLGERATKEGANFQSLVRRESERLRTSLARSKNAETLRETVVDFWARAGTNQELQREGLAKLLPLFNENNWRKARDLALLALISYQPQSDEEKEALSEAPQVEEEETDE